The nucleotide sequence CCTCCGGGTTCAGCACCCCGACGGCGTAGGTCTCGCAGTCGGCGTGGACCAGGACCTCCGGCAGCTCGCAGTCCTCCGGACGCTGCCAGCCGCCCTTCTTGGTCTCGAAGCCGTCGGCGGTGACGACGATCTCGGCGGCGTGCTCGGCCGGCACCTCGACGGTGTCACCCGCGCCGGCCTCGACCTTGACCTTCTTGACCCACTCACCGGCGGTGATGGTGAACTCGACCGGGTACTTGCTGGTCTTTCCGTCGTTGCTCAGCTTGACCGCGACGCTGCCGTCACAGCTCGACACGAAGTCGGCGGCGGGCTGCTGGCAGGCCTTGGTGCCGCCGTTGTACCAACCGGCCGGACCCTTGGACCGGTTGCCGGGCGCACCCGGGCTGCCGAGCTTCTTGTTGCCGTAGCGCGCGCCGCCCTCGACGATCTCCTTGATGATCTCGGACTCGTCGCCCCAGATCAGGTCGACCTGGGTGTTGCAGTCCGGCACCTCGACCTGAAGATCGATCTTCGTGGTGCCGGCCTTGATGACGTCGGTGTCCTGCGCGAAGAGGTACTGCGGTACGTCGAACTGCGGGCGCGGGGCGAAGTAGGAGACCAGGGTGAAGGGCTGCGATCCCTCACCGCAGAGCGGCAGGTTGCCCTCCAGCTCGACCGTGGCCTTGCCGCCAGGACCGTCGAACGTGTGCTTGAACTGGGCCTTGGCCGCGTCCACACAGACCGGCGGCTGCTCGCCACAGGTCTTGTTGCCGAGGTTGACCTTGCCGTCCTGACTGTCGTTGGTGGTCAGCTCCAGGACGGTCTTGCCGTCCTTGCTCCACTTCATCGACATCCGCATCTTGGCGAAGCCGGTCGTGGTGCCGGGAACCTTCTGCTCGACGGTGATCGA is from Micromonospora sp. WMMD1102 and encodes:
- a CDS encoding cell wall anchor protein, whose translation is MIRPKLPLRRPLAIIGAVVIGLGAALSVAAPASAHHPEIKGTVVCPPGSNEKVITWTISHSERDKTATILGITSTPDTDVTTAEGKVLARIGQDGNADTAQPVLRKKGKDGDSITVEQKVPGTTTGFAKMRMSMKWSKDGKTVLELTTNDSQDGKVNLGNKTCGEQPPVCVDAAKAQFKHTFDGPGGKATVELEGNLPLCGEGSQPFTLVSYFAPRPQFDVPQYLFAQDTDVIKAGTTKIDLQVEVPDCNTQVDLIWGDESEIIKEIVEGGARYGNKKLGSPGAPGNRSKGPAGWYNGGTKACQQPAADFVSSCDGSVAVKLSNDGKTSKYPVEFTITAGEWVKKVKVEAGAGDTVEVPAEHAAEIVVTADGFETKKGGWQRPEDCELPEVLVHADCETYAVGVLNPEGNTPLKAEVTYAGETKTVSVPAGNKEPVVVTFEAGDATTATIVFPELDLEPLEATFEKPANCGGGGGGEEPGLPVTGAAAGGIAAGALALLGLGVFLFIMARRRRVTFTA